One genomic region from Neoarius graeffei isolate fNeoGra1 chromosome 4, fNeoGra1.pri, whole genome shotgun sequence encodes:
- the myl9b gene encoding myosin regulatory light polypeptide 9b, with protein sequence MSSKRAKGKSTKKRPQRATSNVFAMFDQSQIQEFKEAFNMIDQNRDGFIDKEDLHDMLASLGKNPSDDYLEGMMSEAPGPINFTMFLTMFGERLNGTDPEDVIRNAFACFDEEGSGVIHEDHLRELLTTMGDRFTDEEVDELFREAPIDKKGNFNYAEFTRILKHGAKDKDDM encoded by the exons ATGTCCAGCAAACGTGCCAAAGGAAAGTCCACAAAGAAGAGGCCACAGAGGGCCACGTCCAATGTGTTTGCTATGTTCGACCAGTCGCAGATCCAGGAGTTCAAGGAGGCCTTCAATATGATTGACCAGAACAGGGACGGATTCATTGACAAGGAGGATCTACATGACATGTTAGCCTCCTTGG GTAAAAACCCGTCTGATGACTACCTAGAGGGCATGATGAGTGAAGCTCCAGGTCCCATCAACTTCACCATGTTCCTCACCATGTTCGGGGAACGTCTGAATGGAACAGACCCTGAGGATGTGATCAGGAATGCCTTCGCCTGCTTTGATGAGGAAGGATCTG GTGTGATTCACGAAGATCACCTGAGAGAGCTGTTGACCACTATGGGGGATCGTTTCACCGATGAGGAAGTGGATGAGCTATTCCGAGAGGCTCCCATTGACAAGAAAGGCAATTTCAACTACGCCGAATTCACTCGCATCCTTAAACATGGAGCTAAGGACAAGGATGACATGTAA